The Tursiops truncatus isolate mTurTru1 chromosome 6, mTurTru1.mat.Y, whole genome shotgun sequence genome includes a window with the following:
- the CIMIP2B gene encoding ciliary microtubule inner protein 2B isoform X2, with the protein MGLSVFAPPPATSGLPLVLQWQGCMRPSPCPQVAGLPLIRSGRTSEPLLPCGPGPDSHHTSAPTPLSSPSPTSCLWLGLPALDTVSTHSPGAQLRETAQRNEGNFAWVPKAMASTFIPGLNPQNPHYIPGYTGHCPLLRFSMGQTYGQMTGQLLRGSPGLARLPSHRTLLPPIRPPRSPDGPRKSLPVRRGHERLSSSMIPGYTGFVPQAQFIFAKNSSRVWAEALNDFTQWYGRQRSQELPKEAKGEKDVEKDQEPKLEAELETEKEPELGQEAEQASPYSTDDRDPRKFFMPGPTLRTWALYLNTGAMCQGISSSLAAHMGISPMMLWASAPSRSSSWRRYLDFKFSLSFSSYPSHPFAKKKDGLEGGRRHKERTVWRPSTFFINRCNK; encoded by the exons ATGGGCCTGTCAGTTTTTGCTCCCCCACCTGCCACTTCAGGGCTTCCTTTGGTTCTGCAGTGGCAAGGCTGTATGCggccttctccctgcccccaggtgGCAGGGCTGCCTTTGATCCGGAGTGGACGGACCAGTGAGCCTCTACTCCCCTGCGGCCCAGGCCCTGACAGCCATCACACTAGTGCCCcaacccctctctcctccccaagccccacctcctgcctctggctCGGCCTCCCAGCCCTTGACACAGTCAGCACACACAGCCCAGGAGCTCAGCTCAGAGAAACGGCTCAGAGAAACGAAGGGAACTTCGCCTGGGTTCCCAAGGCTATGGCTAGCACCTTCATACCAGGGCTGAACCCTCAGAACCCTCATTATATCCCAGG GTACACTGGACACTGCCCGCTACTTCGGTTCAGCATGGGCCAGACCTATGGGCAGATGACTGGGCAGCTACTTCGCGGCTCTCCTGGCCTAGCCCGGCTCCCTTCCCACCGCACACTTCTGCCTCCCATCCGGCCTCCAAGATCTCCCGACGGTCCCAGGAAAAGCCTGCCTGTCAGGCGTGGACACGAAAGGCTCAGCTCCAGCATGATTCCTGGGTACACAG GTTTTGTACCCCAGGCACAGTTCATCTTTGCCAAGAACAGCAGCCGGGTCTGGGCTGAGGCTCTGAATGATTTCACTCAGTGGTATGGGCGACAGAGGAGTCAGGAGCTGCCAAAGGAGGCCAAGGGAGAGAAAGACGTGGAGAAAGACCAAGAGCCAAAGCTGGAGGCAGAGCTAGAGACGGAAAAGGAGccagagctggggcaggaggcGGAACAA GCTTCCCCTTATTCCACGGATGACAGAGATCCTCGCAAGTTCTTCATGCCAG GACCTACCCTCAGAACCTGGGCCTTGTACCTAAATACGGGGGCTATGTGCCAG GGTATAAGTTCCAGTTTGGCCGCACATATGGGCATCTCACCCATGATGCTCTGGGCCTCAGCACCATCCAGAAGCAGCTCCTGGCGTAGGTACCTAGACTTCaagttctctctttccttttcatccTATCCCAGCCATCCTTTTGCAAAGAAGAAAGATGGTCTGGAGGGTGGGAGAAGGCACAAAGAGAGAACGGTTTGGAGGCCGAGCACCTTTTTTATTAATAggtgtaataaataa
- the CIMIP2B gene encoding ciliary microtubule inner protein 2B isoform X1, which translates to MGLSVFAPPPATSGLPLVLQWQGCMRPSPCPQVAGLPLIRSGRTSEPLLPCGPGPDSHHTSAPTPLSSPSPTSCLWLGLPALDTVSTHSPGAQLRETAQRNEGNFAWVPKAMASTFIPGLNPQNPHYIPGYTGHCPLLRFSMGQTYGQMTGQLLRGSPGLARLPSHRTLLPPIRPPRSPDGPRKSLPVRRGHERLSSSMIPGYTGFVPQAQFIFAKNSSRVWAEALNDFTQWYGRQRSQELPKEAKGEKDVEKDQEPKLEAELETEKEPELGQEAEQKASPYSTDDRDPRKFFMPGPTLRTWALYLNTGAMCQGISSSLAAHMGISPMMLWASAPSRSSSWRRYLDFKFSLSFSSYPSHPFAKKKDGLEGGRRHKERTVWRPSTFFINRCNK; encoded by the exons ATGGGCCTGTCAGTTTTTGCTCCCCCACCTGCCACTTCAGGGCTTCCTTTGGTTCTGCAGTGGCAAGGCTGTATGCggccttctccctgcccccaggtgGCAGGGCTGCCTTTGATCCGGAGTGGACGGACCAGTGAGCCTCTACTCCCCTGCGGCCCAGGCCCTGACAGCCATCACACTAGTGCCCcaacccctctctcctccccaagccccacctcctgcctctggctCGGCCTCCCAGCCCTTGACACAGTCAGCACACACAGCCCAGGAGCTCAGCTCAGAGAAACGGCTCAGAGAAACGAAGGGAACTTCGCCTGGGTTCCCAAGGCTATGGCTAGCACCTTCATACCAGGGCTGAACCCTCAGAACCCTCATTATATCCCAGG GTACACTGGACACTGCCCGCTACTTCGGTTCAGCATGGGCCAGACCTATGGGCAGATGACTGGGCAGCTACTTCGCGGCTCTCCTGGCCTAGCCCGGCTCCCTTCCCACCGCACACTTCTGCCTCCCATCCGGCCTCCAAGATCTCCCGACGGTCCCAGGAAAAGCCTGCCTGTCAGGCGTGGACACGAAAGGCTCAGCTCCAGCATGATTCCTGGGTACACAG GTTTTGTACCCCAGGCACAGTTCATCTTTGCCAAGAACAGCAGCCGGGTCTGGGCTGAGGCTCTGAATGATTTCACTCAGTGGTATGGGCGACAGAGGAGTCAGGAGCTGCCAAAGGAGGCCAAGGGAGAGAAAGACGTGGAGAAAGACCAAGAGCCAAAGCTGGAGGCAGAGCTAGAGACGGAAAAGGAGccagagctggggcaggaggcGGAACAA AAGGCTTCCCCTTATTCCACGGATGACAGAGATCCTCGCAAGTTCTTCATGCCAG GACCTACCCTCAGAACCTGGGCCTTGTACCTAAATACGGGGGCTATGTGCCAG GGTATAAGTTCCAGTTTGGCCGCACATATGGGCATCTCACCCATGATGCTCTGGGCCTCAGCACCATCCAGAAGCAGCTCCTGGCGTAGGTACCTAGACTTCaagttctctctttccttttcatccTATCCCAGCCATCCTTTTGCAAAGAAGAAAGATGGTCTGGAGGGTGGGAGAAGGCACAAAGAGAGAACGGTTTGGAGGCCGAGCACCTTTTTTATTAATAggtgtaataaataa
- the CIMIP2B gene encoding ciliary microtubule inner protein 2B isoform X4 → MGLSVFAPPPATSGLPLVLQWQGCMRPSPCPQVAGLPLIRSGRTSEPLLPCGPGPDSHHTSAPTPLSSPSPTSCLWLGLPALDTVSTHSPGAQLRETAQRNEGNFAWVPKAMASTFIPGLNPQNPHYIPGYTGHCPLLRFSMGQTYGQMTGQLLRGSPGLARLPSHRTLLPPIRPPRSPDGPRKSLPVRRGHERLSSSMIPGYTGFVPQAQFIFAKNSSRVWAEALNDFTQWYGRQRSQELPKEAKGEKDVEKDQEPKLEAELETEKEPELGQEAEQASPYSTDDRDPRKFFMPGFTGYVPRARFLFGSSFPVLSNQALQEFGQMKSGVRSQKDPKHLPSLSRTYPQNLGLVPKYGGYVPGYKFQFGRTYGHLTHDALGLSTIQKQLLA, encoded by the exons ATGGGCCTGTCAGTTTTTGCTCCCCCACCTGCCACTTCAGGGCTTCCTTTGGTTCTGCAGTGGCAAGGCTGTATGCggccttctccctgcccccaggtgGCAGGGCTGCCTTTGATCCGGAGTGGACGGACCAGTGAGCCTCTACTCCCCTGCGGCCCAGGCCCTGACAGCCATCACACTAGTGCCCcaacccctctctcctccccaagccccacctcctgcctctggctCGGCCTCCCAGCCCTTGACACAGTCAGCACACACAGCCCAGGAGCTCAGCTCAGAGAAACGGCTCAGAGAAACGAAGGGAACTTCGCCTGGGTTCCCAAGGCTATGGCTAGCACCTTCATACCAGGGCTGAACCCTCAGAACCCTCATTATATCCCAGG GTACACTGGACACTGCCCGCTACTTCGGTTCAGCATGGGCCAGACCTATGGGCAGATGACTGGGCAGCTACTTCGCGGCTCTCCTGGCCTAGCCCGGCTCCCTTCCCACCGCACACTTCTGCCTCCCATCCGGCCTCCAAGATCTCCCGACGGTCCCAGGAAAAGCCTGCCTGTCAGGCGTGGACACGAAAGGCTCAGCTCCAGCATGATTCCTGGGTACACAG GTTTTGTACCCCAGGCACAGTTCATCTTTGCCAAGAACAGCAGCCGGGTCTGGGCTGAGGCTCTGAATGATTTCACTCAGTGGTATGGGCGACAGAGGAGTCAGGAGCTGCCAAAGGAGGCCAAGGGAGAGAAAGACGTGGAGAAAGACCAAGAGCCAAAGCTGGAGGCAGAGCTAGAGACGGAAAAGGAGccagagctggggcaggaggcGGAACAA GCTTCCCCTTATTCCACGGATGACAGAGATCCTCGCAAGTTCTTCATGCCAG GCTTCACTGGTTATGTGCCCCGTGCTCGCTTCCTCTTCGGTTCCAGCTTTCCTGTGCTCAGCAACCAGGCACTGCAGGAATTTGGACAGATGAAGTCAGGGGTCAGATCCCAGAAGGATCCTAAACATCTCCCCTCACTTTCCAGGACCTACCCTCAGAACCTGGGCCTTGTACCTAAATACGGGGGCTATGTGCCAG GGTATAAGTTCCAGTTTGGCCGCACATATGGGCATCTCACCCATGATGCTCTGGGCCTCAGCACCATCCAGAAGCAGCTCCTGGCGTAG
- the CIMIP2B gene encoding ciliary microtubule inner protein 2B isoform X5 translates to MGLSVFAPPPATSGLPLVLQWQGCMRPSPCPQVAGLPLIRSGRTSEPLLPCGPGPDSHHTSAPTPLSSPSPTSCLWLGLPALDTVSTHSPGAQLRETAQRNEGNFAWVPKAMASTFIPGLNPQNPHYIPGYTGHCPLLRFSMGQTYGQMTGQLLRGSPGLARLPSHRTLLPPIRPPRSPDGPRKSLPVRRGHERLSSSMIPGYTGFVPQAQFIFAKNSSRVWAEALNDFTQWYGRQRSQELPKEAKGEKDVEKDQEPKLEAELETEKEPELGQEAEQVRRRRLMGSTRREWGALPLLPLIPRMTEILASSSCQALQEFGQMKSGVRSQKDPKHLPSLSRTYPQNLGLVPKYGGYVPGYKFQFGRTYGHLTHDALGLSTIQKQLLA, encoded by the exons ATGGGCCTGTCAGTTTTTGCTCCCCCACCTGCCACTTCAGGGCTTCCTTTGGTTCTGCAGTGGCAAGGCTGTATGCggccttctccctgcccccaggtgGCAGGGCTGCCTTTGATCCGGAGTGGACGGACCAGTGAGCCTCTACTCCCCTGCGGCCCAGGCCCTGACAGCCATCACACTAGTGCCCcaacccctctctcctccccaagccccacctcctgcctctggctCGGCCTCCCAGCCCTTGACACAGTCAGCACACACAGCCCAGGAGCTCAGCTCAGAGAAACGGCTCAGAGAAACGAAGGGAACTTCGCCTGGGTTCCCAAGGCTATGGCTAGCACCTTCATACCAGGGCTGAACCCTCAGAACCCTCATTATATCCCAGG GTACACTGGACACTGCCCGCTACTTCGGTTCAGCATGGGCCAGACCTATGGGCAGATGACTGGGCAGCTACTTCGCGGCTCTCCTGGCCTAGCCCGGCTCCCTTCCCACCGCACACTTCTGCCTCCCATCCGGCCTCCAAGATCTCCCGACGGTCCCAGGAAAAGCCTGCCTGTCAGGCGTGGACACGAAAGGCTCAGCTCCAGCATGATTCCTGGGTACACAG GTTTTGTACCCCAGGCACAGTTCATCTTTGCCAAGAACAGCAGCCGGGTCTGGGCTGAGGCTCTGAATGATTTCACTCAGTGGTATGGGCGACAGAGGAGTCAGGAGCTGCCAAAGGAGGCCAAGGGAGAGAAAGACGTGGAGAAAGACCAAGAGCCAAAGCTGGAGGCAGAGCTAGAGACGGAAAAGGAGccagagctggggcaggaggcGGAACAAGTGAGACGGAGAAGGCTGATGGGGAGTACGAGGCGGGAGTGGGGAGCCTTACCTCT GCTTCCCCTTATTCCACGGATGACAGAGATCCTCGCAAGTTCTTCATGCCAG GCACTGCAGGAATTTGGACAGATGAAGTCAGGGGTCAGATCCCAGAAGGATCCTAAACATCTCCCCTCACTTTCCAGGACCTACCCTCAGAACCTGGGCCTTGTACCTAAATACGGGGGCTATGTGCCAG GGTATAAGTTCCAGTTTGGCCGCACATATGGGCATCTCACCCATGATGCTCTGGGCCTCAGCACCATCCAGAAGCAGCTCCTGGCGTAG
- the CIMIP2B gene encoding ciliary microtubule inner protein 2B isoform X3, whose product MGLSVFAPPPATSGLPLVLQWQGCMRPSPCPQVAGLPLIRSGRTSEPLLPCGPGPDSHHTSAPTPLSSPSPTSCLWLGLPALDTVSTHSPGAQLRETAQRNEGNFAWVPKAMASTFIPGLNPQNPHYIPGYTGHCPLLRFSMGQTYGQMTGQLLRGSPGLARLPSHRTLLPPIRPPRSPDGPRKSLPVRRGHERLSSSMIPGYTGFVPQAQFIFAKNSSRVWAEALNDFTQWYGRQRSQELPKEAKGEKDVEKDQEPKLEAELETEKEPELGQEAEQKASPYSTDDRDPRKFFMPGFTGYVPRARFLFGSSFPVLSNQALQEFGQMKSGVRSQKDPKHLPSLSRTYPQNLGLVPKYGGYVPGYKFQFGRTYGHLTHDALGLSTIQKQLLA is encoded by the exons ATGGGCCTGTCAGTTTTTGCTCCCCCACCTGCCACTTCAGGGCTTCCTTTGGTTCTGCAGTGGCAAGGCTGTATGCggccttctccctgcccccaggtgGCAGGGCTGCCTTTGATCCGGAGTGGACGGACCAGTGAGCCTCTACTCCCCTGCGGCCCAGGCCCTGACAGCCATCACACTAGTGCCCcaacccctctctcctccccaagccccacctcctgcctctggctCGGCCTCCCAGCCCTTGACACAGTCAGCACACACAGCCCAGGAGCTCAGCTCAGAGAAACGGCTCAGAGAAACGAAGGGAACTTCGCCTGGGTTCCCAAGGCTATGGCTAGCACCTTCATACCAGGGCTGAACCCTCAGAACCCTCATTATATCCCAGG GTACACTGGACACTGCCCGCTACTTCGGTTCAGCATGGGCCAGACCTATGGGCAGATGACTGGGCAGCTACTTCGCGGCTCTCCTGGCCTAGCCCGGCTCCCTTCCCACCGCACACTTCTGCCTCCCATCCGGCCTCCAAGATCTCCCGACGGTCCCAGGAAAAGCCTGCCTGTCAGGCGTGGACACGAAAGGCTCAGCTCCAGCATGATTCCTGGGTACACAG GTTTTGTACCCCAGGCACAGTTCATCTTTGCCAAGAACAGCAGCCGGGTCTGGGCTGAGGCTCTGAATGATTTCACTCAGTGGTATGGGCGACAGAGGAGTCAGGAGCTGCCAAAGGAGGCCAAGGGAGAGAAAGACGTGGAGAAAGACCAAGAGCCAAAGCTGGAGGCAGAGCTAGAGACGGAAAAGGAGccagagctggggcaggaggcGGAACAA AAGGCTTCCCCTTATTCCACGGATGACAGAGATCCTCGCAAGTTCTTCATGCCAG GCTTCACTGGTTATGTGCCCCGTGCTCGCTTCCTCTTCGGTTCCAGCTTTCCTGTGCTCAGCAACCAGGCACTGCAGGAATTTGGACAGATGAAGTCAGGGGTCAGATCCCAGAAGGATCCTAAACATCTCCCCTCACTTTCCAGGACCTACCCTCAGAACCTGGGCCTTGTACCTAAATACGGGGGCTATGTGCCAG GGTATAAGTTCCAGTTTGGCCGCACATATGGGCATCTCACCCATGATGCTCTGGGCCTCAGCACCATCCAGAAGCAGCTCCTGGCGTAG
- the TESK1 gene encoding dual specificity testis-specific protein kinase 1: MAGERPPLRGPGPGPGEAPGEGPPGPGGAGGGPGRGRPSSYRALRSAVSSLARVDDFHCAEKIGAGFFSEVYKVRHRQSGQVMVLKMNRLPSNRGNTLREVQLMNRLRHPNILRFMGVCVHQGQLHALTEYMNGGTLEQLLSSPEPLSWPVRLRLALDIARGLRYLHAKGVFHRDLTSKNCLIRREDRGFTAVVGDFGLAEKIPVYREGARKEPLAVVGSPYWMAPEVLRGELYDEKADVFAFGIVLCELIARVPADPDYLPRTEDFGLDVPAFRTLVGDDCPLPFLLLAIHCCSMEPSTRAPFTEITQHLEWILEQLPEPAPLLRAPLAHSQGSVPRGGPSATLPRPDPRLSRSRSDLFLPPSPESPPNWGDNLTRVNPFSLREDLRGGKIKLLDTPSKPVAPLPLVPPSPVPSTQLPLVTTPETLVQPGTPARRCRSLPSSPELPRRMETALPGPGPPAVGPSAEEKMECEGSSPEPEAPGPAPQLPLAVATDNFISTCSSASQPWSPRSGAPLNNNPPAVVVNSPQGWAGEPWNRAQHSLPRAAALERTEPSPPPSAPRESEEGLPCPGCCLSPFSFGFLSMCPRPTPAVARYRNLNCEAGSLLCHRGHHAKPPTTSLQLPGARS, from the exons ATGGCCGGGGAACGGCCCCCACTACGGGGCCCAGGGCCCGGGCCCGGAGAGGCGCCGGGGGAGGGTCCTCCGGGGCCCGGGGGCGCGGGCGGAGGCCCGGGCCGGGGCCGCCCCTCCTCCTACCGGGCTCTCCGCAGCGCCGTGTCCAGCCTGGCGCGCGTGGACGATTTCCACTGCGCCGAGAAGATCGGGGCCGGCTTCTTCTCTGAGGTCTACAAG GTTCGGCACCGACAGTCAGGGCAAGTCATGGTGCTGAAAATGAACAGGCTCCCCAGTAACCGGGGAAACACGCTGCGGGAGGTGCAGCTGATGAACCGGCTCCGGCACCCCAACATTCTAAG GTTCATGGGGGTCTGTGTGCACCAAGGGCAGCTGCACGCTCTTACAGAG TATATGAATGGGGGGACCCTGGAACAGCTGCTCAGCTCCCCCGAACCCCTATCCTGGCCTGTCAGGCTCCGCCTGGCTTTGGACATCGCCCGCGGCCTGCGGTACCTGCATGCCAAAGGTGTATTCCACCGAGACCTCACATCCAAG AACTGTCTGATCCGGCGGGAAGACCGAGGCTTCACAGCTGTTGTGGGCGACTTTGGGCTGGCTGAAAAGATTCCTGTGTATAG gGAAGGGGCAAGGAAGGAGCCGTTGGCTGTGGTGGGTTCCCCATACTGGATGGCTCCAGAGGTGTTGCGGGGTGAGCTGTATGATGAGAAG GCCGACGTTTTTGCCTTTGGGATTGTCCTCTGTGAGCTCATCGCACGAGTACCTGCGGACCCTGACTACCTACCCCGTACTGAG GACTTCGGCCTGGATGTGCCTGCTTTCCGAACCCTGGTAGGGGATGACTGCCCACTGCCCTTCCTGCTCCTGGCCATCCACTGCTGCAGT ATGGAACCTAGCACTCGTGCTCCCTTCACTGAAATCACCCAGCACCTGGAATGGATCCTGGAGCAGCTGCCTGAGCCAGCCCCCCTCCTCAGGGCTCCCCTGGCACACAGTCAGG GGTCTGTTCCAAGAGGGGGCCCCTCTGCCACACTTCCCAGGCCAGACCCTCGGCTCTCCCGAAGCCGGTCAGACCTCTTCCTGCCCCCATCGCCAGAATCGCCCCCCAACTGGGGGGACAATCTGACTCGAGTCAACCCCTTTTCACTACGGGAAGACCTCAGAGGTGGCAAGATCAAGCTCCTGGACACACCCAGCAAGCCAGTTGCCCCCCTACCCCTTGTACCACCATCACCAGTGCCCTCCACCCAGCTGCCCTTGGTGACCACTCCAGAGACCTTGGTCCAGCCTGGGACACCTGCCCGCCGCTGCCGCTCACTACCATCATCCCCTGAACTTCCCCGACGTATGGAAACAGCACTGCCAGGTCCTGGGCCTCCTGCTGTGGGCCCCTCGGCTGAAGAGAAGATGGAGTGTGAGGGCAGTAGCCCTGAGCCAGAAGCCCCGGGGCCAGCTCCCCAGCTGCCCCTGGCCGTGGCCACAGACAACTTCATCAGCACTTGTTCCTCAGCCTCCCAGCCCTGGTCCCCTAGATCAGGAGCCCCCCTTAACAACAACCCCCCAGCCGTGGTGGTGAACTCCCCAcaaggctgggctggggagccctggAACCGGGCCCAGCATAGCCTGCCCCGTGCAGCAGCCCTGGAGCGGACAGAACCCTCGCCGCCCCCGTCAGCCCCCCGGGAGTCCGAGGAGGGGCTGCCCTGCCCTGGCTGCTGCCTCAGCCCCTTCAGCTTTGGCTTCCTGTCCATGTGCCCCCGCCCCACACCAGCTGTGGCCCGCTACCGCAACCTGAACTGCGAGGCGGGCAGTCTCCTCTGCCACCGGGGGCACCATGCCAAGCCACCCACAACCAGCCTGCAGCTGCCTGGGGCACGCTCTTAG
- the CD72 gene encoding B-cell differentiation antigen CD72 → MAEAITYADLRFVKAPLKKSISSRLGQDPEADEDGELTYENVQVPPGPGGPSSLASAGLGDKAGVQSEQPTAAWSPVTSPAAGRILPCQASYVQYLFLGLLLTCLLLGVAAICLGVHYFQVSQQLQQMNRVLEATNSTLRQQLRQKITQLGQREEDLQGSRTELAQSQERLQVEQKVGQATKEQLQACQSDGEKTKEALRNKEIQRMNLEQRLSSVQDTLKPFFTCPSPDSCCPLGWIPNERRCFYISITKRNWEDSQRHCKSLSSELAKISDTSYSYGAYYARSLRKVLVQGSSAESYWIDFRNQFWQWSDGTRYNGYYSQGQRCTKVDGEWQARLKVEDCSSSLPSICELEAFRYPDADRSLH, encoded by the exons ATGGCTGAGGCCATCACCTATGCAGACCTGCGATTTGTGAAGGCTCCCCTGAAGAAGAGCATCTCCAGCCGCCTAGGACAAG ACCCAGAGGCTGATGAAGACGGAGAACTCACCTATGAGAATGTTCAAGTGCCCCCAGGCCCAGGAGGACCCTCAAGCTTGGCTTCCGCTGGATTAGGGGACAAAGCAG GGGTCCAGTCGGAGCAGCCAACTGCCGCCTGGAGCCCCGTGACGTCACCAGCTGCCGGGCGGATTCTTCCCT GCCAAGCATCCTACGTGCAGTACCTCTTCCTGGGCCTGCTCCTCACCTGCCTGCTGTTAGGGGTGGCTGCCATCTGCCTGGGAGTGCACT ATTTCCAGGTGTCTCAGCAGCTCCAGCAGATGAACAGGGTTCTGGAAGCCACTAACAGCACCCTGAGGCAGCAGCTGCGCCAAAAGATAACCcagctggggcagagggaagaggattTGCAGGGGTCCAGGACGGAGCTGGCCCAGAGTCAGGAAAGACTACAGGTGGAACAGAAGGTTGGCCAGGCTACCAAAGAGCAGTTGCAGGCCTGCCAGTCAGATGGGGAGAAGACAAAAGAGGCCTTGAGAAATAAGGAGATACAAAGGATGAACTTGGAGCAGAGGCTGAGCAGCGTGCAGGACACACTGAAGCCCTTCTTCACATGCCCCTCACCAG attcctGCTGTCCCTTGGGATGGATACCGAATGAGAGGAGGTGCTTTTACATCTCAATTACTAAGAGAAATTGGGAGGACAGCCAAAGGCATTGTAAATCTCTGTCCTCTGAACTGGCCAAAATCAGCGACACGTCTTATTCATATGGA GCTTATTATGCCAGAAGCTTACGTAAGGTGTTGGTACAAGGTAGTTCAGCTGAATCATACTGGATTGACTTCAGAAATCAGTTCTGGCAGTGGAGTGATGGTACAAGATACAATGG GTATTATAGTCAAGGCCAAAGATGTACCAAGGTAGATGGCGAGTGGCAGGCACGTCTGAAGGTAGAGGACTgttcttcttctcttccctccatcTGTGAGCTGGAAGCTTTCAGGTATCCAGATGCGGACCGCTCTTTGCACTGA